The genome window AAAGCGGCACCCCGGCGCGCTTGATGGCGGAGAAGATCGGCGGCTGCTGCACGATCTTGCCGGTGAAACGCGCGGCCGTCCCGGAAAGCGCCGCGGCAGTGAGCGGCGGAACCGGGGCGGTTTCGATTTCGACGCCCGTGCGATCGAGCGTGTCGGTCGCGACGCCGAGCCGGATGACGCCCTCGTATTCCTTTTCCCCGTCCTGCAGAAAGGGCGCGAGCTTGGTGGCCTCGCCGATCAGGATCGGCAGCAGTCCGGTCGCGAACGGATCGAGCGTGCCCAGATGGCCGACGCGGGCCGGCCGCACGCGCGCCTTTACCTGGCGCACGGCCTCGGCCGAGGTGATCCCGGCGGGCTTGTCAACGAGCAACACTCCGTCCATGGGCGGTGCGGCGACGATAGCCGATACGGCGGCGCGGGGTAAGCGCTCGTCTCGTCCGTACAGGCGGACGCTCAATCCTTGCGCGCGCTTCGCAGCAACACGTCGATACGGGCTGCGCGCTCGGGTCCCGGGTCGAATTCGAATTCAAGCTCGGGCGCGTAACGCAGGCCAAGGGAACGGCCGACCTGGCGGCGGATAAATCCGCCCGCGCTCTTGAAGCCGGCGACCGCCTCGGCGGCGCGCGCTTGTCCCTCGAGGTGAGAAAAGAAGACCCGGCCGTAACGCAGATCGTCGGTCATCCTGACGCCGGTGAGCGTGATCCCGCGCAGCCGCGGATCCTTCAGGTCGCGAATCAGCATCGAGGACAGTTCGCGCAGCACCATTTCGGCGACGCGCTCGGGCCGGCGTGGTTCGGAAGCCATCAAACGCCATCTTAGCGCGTGCGCCCCGGCGCATAAACGCGGCGCTCGCGCGAGGAGCGCCGCTCAAGCGCATTGGCGCGCGGAGCGAACGGCGGTTCAGTAGTTGAGTATTTCGAGCCGCTCTTCGCCGAGCGGCGCGAGGCCCAGCGCGTCGATGAAGTTGACGACCTCGCGCAGCGCCGAATCGACGAACGCGCGATCGCTGCCGACCTGGCAGATGCCGAGTTCGGCGCGCTGCCACAGGTCGTGGCCGTCGGACTCCGCGATCGACACGTTGAACTTCGAGCGCACGCGATCCTTGATCGCGCGCAGCACCTGGCGCTTGCCCTTGAGCGAATGGTTCTCGGGCAGGAAGAGCGTAAGCTGCAAGACGCCGACGACCACGACCAGGATCCCTGCGACCACGACGAAGAGCGCCGCCGCTTCAGGTCTGAGGATGCTTCTCGGCCGCGGCCTGCCCGCGCATCGCGTCCGCGCGCGGCGTCTCAAGCTTGCGCGCGACCGCTTCCATCTCGAACGCCTCGATCACGTCGTCGGGCTTGACGTCGTTGTAGTTCTCGAGGCCGATGCCGCACTCGTAGCCGGCGCTGACCTCGCGCGCGTCATCCTTGAAGCGGCGCAGCGAGCCGATCTTGCCTTCCCACACCACCCGGCCGTCGCGCACCAGGCGCGCGCGGCCGTTGCGCGTGATCTTGCCGTCGACCACCATCGAGCCCGCGATCGTGCCGCCGGGGACGCTGAAGGTCTTGCGCACCTCGGCGCGGCCCAGCGACTTTTCGCGGTAGGTCGGCGCGAGCAATCCTTCCATCGCCTCGCGCATCTCGTTGATCGCCTCGTAGATGACCGTGTAGAGGCGGATCTCGACGCCCTCCTTCTCGGCCAGCGCTGCGGCCTTGGGTTCGGGCCGGATGTTGAAGCCGATGATCACCGCGTCGGAGGCTGAAGCCAGCGTCACGTCGGTTTCCGAGATCGCGCCGGCGGAGCTGTGCAGGATTTCGACCTTGACCTCGGCGGTCGAAAGACGCTTGAGCGAATCGGCCAGCGCCTCGACCGAGCCCTGCACGTCGCCCTTGATGATGACCTTGAGTTCCTTGACCTCGCCGGCCTTCATCCGCTCGCTGAGATCCTGCAGCGAGACGCGGGCGCTCTTTTGCAGCTCGCCCTCGCGCTGCTTGGACTGGCGGAATTCGGCGACCTGGCGGG of Candidatus Binataceae bacterium contains these proteins:
- a CDS encoding DUF503 domain-containing protein — translated: MVAGILVVVVGVLQLTLFLPENHSLKGKRQVLRAIKDRVRSKFNVSIAESDGHDLWQRAELGICQVGSDRAFVDSALREVVNFIDALGLAPLGEERLEILNY
- the rbfA gene encoding 30S ribosome-binding factor RbfA — protein: MASEPRRPERVAEMVLRELSSMLIRDLKDPRLRGITLTGVRMTDDLRYGRVFFSHLEGQARAAEAVAGFKSAGGFIRRQVGRSLGLRYAPELEFEFDPGPERAARIDVLLRSARKD